Proteins from a genomic interval of Actinoalloteichus hymeniacidonis:
- a CDS encoding NAD(P)-dependent oxidoreductase — MTSVTVLGLGPMGRAIATACTTSGHSTTVWNRTPGKETGLDVTVAETASEAITASPLVIVCVLNYPAAQSILDAEALKGRTLLNLTGGSPEQAREMATWAADHGIAYLDGVILNGIVGGPDAALLYSGSSEIYAAQQHTLAALGENGRYLGEDPGQAAGFNMSLLDLFWTSMFGVVHSFQLAAAENISPAAFNGPAKDMTTMLPDLIDLVTAHLTSHEFPGDASTIDSAASILDDVIETARAGGVDADLLRAGRAAVQRAIEAGHGAEGFSRLAVR; from the coding sequence ATGACATCCGTAACCGTCCTCGGACTCGGGCCCATGGGCCGCGCAATAGCAACCGCCTGCACCACCTCGGGCCACTCCACCACCGTGTGGAATCGCACGCCCGGCAAGGAGACCGGCCTCGACGTGACCGTCGCCGAGACCGCGAGCGAGGCGATCACCGCCAGCCCGCTCGTGATCGTCTGTGTGCTGAACTATCCGGCCGCGCAGTCGATCCTCGACGCCGAAGCGCTCAAGGGCCGCACGCTGCTCAACCTGACCGGAGGCTCCCCCGAGCAAGCCCGCGAAATGGCAACCTGGGCGGCCGACCACGGCATCGCTTATCTGGACGGCGTGATCCTCAACGGCATCGTCGGCGGCCCCGATGCGGCCCTGCTCTACAGCGGGTCGAGCGAGATCTATGCGGCACAGCAGCACACGCTGGCAGCACTCGGTGAGAACGGCCGGTACCTCGGCGAGGACCCCGGACAGGCCGCGGGCTTCAACATGTCACTGCTGGATCTGTTCTGGACCTCGATGTTCGGGGTGGTGCACTCCTTCCAGCTGGCGGCGGCCGAGAACATCAGTCCGGCGGCGTTCAACGGTCCTGCCAAGGACATGACGACGATGCTGCCGGACCTGATCGACCTGGTCACCGCGCACCTCACCAGCCACGAGTTTCCCGGCGACGCGTCCACCATCGACTCGGCCGCCTCGATCCTGGACGACGTCATCGAGACCGCGCGGGCGGGCGGTGTGGATGCCGACCTGCTCCGCGCGGGCCGCGCCGCCGTACAGCGCGCCATCGAGGCCGGACACGGCGCGGAAGGCTTCTCCCGACTCGCGGTGCGGTGA
- a CDS encoding NUDIX hydrolase, producing MTDLPPYSVSVAGVVTREDGRILVIRRADNGRWEPPGGILERAETAEDGVRREVLEETGVEVVVNRLTGVYQNLGLGVIALVFRCVPTGTVIDKVDGEAREITWLTAAEAATAMTPAFAVRVADALSGAGARFRAHDGTNLLSVRPATDRS from the coding sequence ATGACCGACTTGCCGCCGTACTCCGTCAGCGTTGCAGGTGTCGTCACCCGCGAGGACGGTCGCATTCTGGTCATTCGGCGAGCCGACAACGGGCGGTGGGAACCGCCGGGAGGAATCCTCGAACGGGCCGAGACCGCCGAGGACGGCGTCCGCCGGGAAGTGTTGGAGGAAACCGGCGTCGAGGTCGTCGTCAACCGGCTCACCGGCGTCTATCAGAACCTGGGACTGGGGGTCATCGCGCTCGTCTTTCGATGCGTACCAACGGGCACGGTGATCGACAAGGTCGACGGCGAGGCCAGGGAGATCACCTGGCTGACCGCTGCCGAGGCCGCTACCGCGATGACCCCTGCCTTCGCGGTGCGCGTCGCTGATGCGCTGTCCGGGGCGGGTGCACGGTTCCGGGCGCATGACGGGACGAATCTGCTCTCAGTGCGCCCAGCGACCGACCGCAGCTAA
- a CDS encoding HAD family hydrolase: MNHVPVDDTALFRRLFDDADALLLDFDGPVCSVFARYPASGIAAEMNTRIQAAGRALPPEVDATGPHTILRAAVDLSPELGREAEAILRAHEIEAVQSARPTSGISELMASWHATGRPLAIVSNNTGDAIEVYLATGGLGGYVDHVQGRDPHDPNLMKPDPYLLRQAASAIGVDVRRCLLIGDSDADVLAAQAVGCLVIAYATREANRAPLRALNPDLLLTRLSS; this comes from the coding sequence ATGAACCACGTTCCCGTCGATGACACGGCACTCTTCCGCAGGTTGTTCGACGATGCGGACGCGCTCCTGTTGGACTTCGATGGACCGGTCTGTTCGGTTTTCGCTAGATATCCCGCGTCGGGCATCGCCGCCGAGATGAACACGCGCATCCAGGCTGCTGGCCGAGCGCTGCCGCCCGAGGTCGACGCGACCGGTCCGCACACCATCCTGCGTGCCGCCGTCGATCTTTCACCCGAACTCGGACGGGAAGCCGAGGCGATCCTGCGCGCCCATGAGATCGAGGCGGTACAGAGCGCCAGGCCCACTTCCGGCATCAGCGAACTCATGGCGAGTTGGCATGCGACCGGGCGGCCGCTTGCCATCGTCAGCAACAACACCGGCGATGCCATCGAGGTGTACCTGGCGACCGGTGGTCTCGGTGGCTACGTCGACCACGTGCAGGGGCGCGATCCGCACGATCCGAATCTGATGAAGCCCGACCCTTATCTGCTTCGGCAAGCCGCCAGTGCGATCGGGGTGGACGTGCGGCGGTGTCTCCTCATCGGCGACTCGGACGCCGACGTCCTTGCGGCGCAAGCCGTCGGCTGTCTTGTCATCGCCTATGCGACCCGGGAGGCCAACCGTGCTCCGCTGCGGGCCCTGAATCCTGATCTGTTGCTCACCCGACTATCGAGCTGA
- the dcd gene encoding dCTP deaminase, which produces MLLSDLDLRKEIDGGRLTLDPFEPELVQPSSIDVRLDRFFRVFDNTKYTHIDPALQQDELTSLVETEGDDPFVLHPGEFVLGSTFEVVGLPSDLAGRLEGKSSLGRLGLLTHSTAGFIDPGFSGHITLELSNVANLPITLWPGMKIGQLCLFRLSSPAENPYGSTKAGSRYQDQRGPTPSRAYLNFRRTDTRR; this is translated from the coding sequence GTGCTCCTCAGCGATCTGGACCTGCGTAAAGAGATCGACGGAGGTCGACTCACCCTCGACCCCTTCGAACCCGAGTTGGTGCAGCCGTCCAGCATCGACGTCCGGCTGGACCGGTTCTTCCGGGTGTTCGACAACACGAAGTACACCCACATCGATCCCGCGCTCCAGCAGGACGAACTGACGTCGCTGGTCGAGACCGAGGGCGATGATCCCTTCGTTCTGCATCCCGGCGAGTTCGTGTTGGGATCCACCTTCGAGGTGGTCGGGCTGCCGTCCGATCTCGCGGGTCGGTTGGAGGGCAAGTCCTCTCTCGGCCGGTTGGGGCTGCTCACCCATTCCACGGCGGGGTTCATCGATCCGGGGTTCTCCGGGCACATCACCCTGGAGCTGTCCAACGTCGCCAATCTGCCGATCACGCTCTGGCCCGGGATGAAGATCGGCCAGCTGTGTCTCTTCCGGCTGTCCAGCCCCGCCGAGAATCCCTACGGTTCGACCAAGGCTGGTTCCCGTTACCAGGATCAGCGTGGTCCGACGCCGTCGCGGGCGTACCTGAACTTCCGGCGGACCG
- a CDS encoding MerR family transcriptional regulator — protein sequence MRIGELSRRTGVSERALRYYEEQGLLQPRRLPSGYREYRELDIAAVQRIRVLLDAGLNTAQIVEVLPCMVTDDGRLLPSCPELVDELVKQRDRIGAAIAELETTRSNLTRIIDNERR from the coding sequence ATGCGGATCGGGGAACTATCGCGACGGACCGGCGTCAGCGAACGCGCCCTGCGGTACTACGAGGAGCAGGGACTACTTCAGCCGCGCCGACTACCCAGCGGCTATCGCGAGTACCGCGAACTGGACATCGCGGCGGTGCAGCGGATTCGGGTCCTGCTCGACGCCGGGCTGAACACCGCCCAGATCGTCGAGGTCCTGCCGTGCATGGTCACCGACGACGGCCGTCTGCTGCCCAGCTGCCCGGAACTGGTCGACGAGCTGGTCAAGCAGCGTGATCGGATCGGCGCTGCCATCGCCGAACTGGAGACCACCCGGTCGAACCTGACCAGGATCATCGACAACGAGCGGCGCTGA